One Streptomyces sp. NBC_00223 genomic window carries:
- a CDS encoding AAA family ATPase, translating into MGEGSLDRAVVVITGVMASGKSTVAQLLAERLPRAVHVRGDVFRRMVVSGRREPVPHDDEEAVAQLRLRYRVSASTADLYAGAGWTAVVQDVVLGEHLEPYLDAIAARPLYLVVLAPSQHAVASREAARAKTGYGSSWTVGGLDDVLRHQTPKLGLWLDTSDQTPDETVDAILARLDDARVAD; encoded by the coding sequence ATGGGCGAGGGGTCGCTCGACCGTGCCGTCGTGGTCATCACGGGAGTGATGGCCTCGGGCAAGTCGACGGTCGCGCAGTTGCTCGCGGAGCGATTGCCGCGGGCCGTGCACGTACGCGGGGACGTCTTCCGGCGGATGGTGGTGTCCGGGCGGCGCGAGCCGGTGCCGCACGACGACGAGGAGGCCGTGGCCCAACTGCGGCTGCGCTACCGGGTGTCGGCGTCCACCGCGGACCTGTACGCGGGCGCCGGATGGACCGCCGTGGTCCAGGACGTGGTGCTCGGGGAGCACCTGGAGCCGTATCTCGACGCCATCGCGGCCCGGCCGCTGTATCTGGTCGTCCTGGCCCCTTCCCAGCACGCCGTGGCGTCCCGGGAGGCGGCCCGCGCCAAGACCGGTTACGGCTCCTCCTGGACGGTCGGCGGGCTCGACGACGTACTGCGGCACCAGACGCCGAAGCTGGGGCTGTGGCTCGACACCAGCGACCAGACGCCCGACGAGACGGTCGACGCGATCCTCGCCCGGCTGGACGACGCGCGCGTCGCGGACTGA
- a CDS encoding carboxymuconolactone decarboxylase family protein: MTSRTNLMEQAPDVFRTLLAFSQASVEGLDPTVEKLVKIRASQINHCAYCLDMHITDARKDGESDDRIFLLNAWEEADGLYTDKERAALALTESITLLTDGFVPDAVYARAAEHFDEAELARLVSTIVTINAWNRFNVALRVQPAIAK; the protein is encoded by the coding sequence ATGACCTCACGTACCAACCTCATGGAGCAGGCGCCGGACGTCTTCCGGACGCTTCTGGCGTTCAGTCAGGCGTCCGTCGAAGGGCTCGACCCCACCGTCGAGAAGCTGGTGAAGATCCGCGCCTCCCAGATCAACCACTGCGCGTACTGCCTGGACATGCACATCACGGACGCGCGCAAGGACGGCGAGAGCGACGACCGGATCTTCCTGCTCAACGCGTGGGAGGAGGCCGACGGCCTCTACACGGACAAGGAGCGGGCCGCGCTGGCGCTGACCGAGTCGATCACCCTGCTCACGGACGGATTCGTACCGGACGCGGTGTACGCGCGCGCCGCCGAGCACTTCGACGAGGCCGAACTGGCCCGGCTGGTGAGCACGATCGTGACGATCAACGCGTGGAACCGCTTCAACGTGGCCCTCCGCGTACAGCCCGCCATCGCCAAGTAA